The Oecophyllibacter saccharovorans sequence TCCCCCTGCTGTCTGATGAGGATCACCGCCTGGCTGAAGCCTGCGGGGTCTGGCAGGAGAAGAAACTCTACGGGCGCGTCTCGATGGGGATCGTCCGCAGCTCCTTCCTTATGGATGGCGCAGGCATCGTGCGCGCCGTCAATCCCAAGGTGCGCGCTGCAACCCACCACGACTGGCTGCGCCAGACCCTGCAGGAAACCCCGCTGCCCCAGCCACCAGGCGGGCAGGCGGGGGTGAAGCTGCAGGCTTCATGACAGCTCCAGCCCCCACCCCCGACCGTGCTTCCCCTGCAGGGGAAAAGAGCCCGGCGCGCGCAAGGAAGTCCTGGCTCAAGCGCCTGCTGCTCCTGTTGCTCAGCCTGCCGCTGTCGCTTCTGGGGCTGGTTGTGGGGCTTCTGGCGGTGCTTTTCATCCGCCTGTCTCTGGGGCCGGTCGACCTGACCAGGCTGGCCCGGCGCTGGGAGCCGGTCCTGATCTCGCACAGTGGCCTTGACGGCCCCCTGCCGGTCGGGGCGCTGGGTTGGCAGAAGGTCCTGCTCAGCTGGTCGTGGCACGCGCCGCTTGAAGTGTCCTTTCAGGTGGACGGGCTGGCGCTGGGGCAGCCGGCCATGCCGGCGGTGGATATGATCGAGAGCGTGCAGGTCACCCTGGGGCTTGAAGATATCCTGAGGCGCCAGATCGCCCTGCGCGCGGTGCAGGTCAGCGGCGTGAGACTGGGCCTGTTGCAGGCCGGCACCGGCCAGCTCGATCTCCTGCCGCCTGGGCTGACAGGCGCCACCCCGCCTGCCGGCGCAGCTTCACGCCATCCCGCCCATTCCTGGCTCACTCTGGCCGGATTGCGCCAGCTCAACCTGCACCGCATCAGGGTGGACGTGCAGGAAGCGGACGGCACTTATCCGGCAAGCCCCGTGCACCTGGCGGCCACGGATTTCAGCACGCGTTACCGGCCCGGCCGCGGCTGGGCCGGCCACGGCGTGATCAGCGTGACGCACGGCAACCAGAAAGTGCTGCTTACGGCCGAGCTCGCGCCGCAGGGCCACGGCCGGACGCTCTGGCATGTGGCCAGCACGCCGGTCGTTCCGGCGGATTTCACCTATGTCATTCCTTCCATGCAGGCGGGGCTGGCGCTGCCCTGGCACGTGCCGCTCTCGCTGCAGGCCTCAGGCGAGCTGGTCAGGACCCGCTATGGCTTCGACCGCCCTGTCACTGCACAGCTGAACGTCCATCTGGGCGAGGGCTACGTGACCCAGGTGGGGCCGATAGGGCCGGCTCCGCCTGAACGCCTCGCTTCGGGCGAGGCGACCGTCAACATGGTCTGGGGCACCAGCGCGCCTTACCGCAGCCTGCGCGTCTCGGTGCCGCAGCTGCGCCTGGTGCTGCTGGATGCCAAAGACCGCACCGTGCCGCTGGAAGTGGGCACGGAGGTCGCGCTGGATGACTGGCAGGCGCCCCGCAGGATGGATGTGGAGCTGACTGCCGCATTGGGCACCTTTGATTTCAGCACGCTGGGTTCCATCTGGCCGCTGGGTTTCGTCAAGGGCGGGCGCAACTGGATGGTGCGCAACATGACGGCAGGGTGGGGGAAGGATTTCAGGATCCACACCCATCTCACCAGCGCAACCGGGCCGGGCGACCTGAAGGTTGCAGTGCTGAGCGGGCAGCTGAACGGCGAGGACCTGACAGTCTGGTGGCTGCGGCCCATCCAGCCGGTGACAGGCCTGGCCGCCCAGGCGCGCTTTGCCACCAACGACCCCAATACGCTGGACATCAACCTGCAGCACGGCAAGCTTGCGGATGGCCACGGGGGCGCGGTGGATGTGGCTGACGGACGCGTCACCCTGACCAGCCTGCTCCATCAGGTGCAGTATGGCGACATCCGCCTGCATCTTAAGAGCTCATTTGCCTCCGTGCTGGACATCCTCTCCCATCCCAGGCTGCACATGCTGTCGCGCCATCCCCTGCCGCTGTCGCATCCGACGGGGCGGCAGGATGGCAGGCTGAACATCTTCCTGCCGCTCTACAGCTGGGTGACGATGGATTATATCGACGTCAGCGCCCTCATCAGGTGTGAAAACCTCGGTGCGGACGTGCGCGGTGTGGGCCCTGTGCGGCACACTGATGGCCTGCTGAAGCTGACAAGCGATTACCTGGCCTTCAAGGGCAGCACGCTCATCCGCGATATTCCCATCACCCTGCAGACCTGGAGCAATCTCGACAGGCCGGAGCCTGGCGTGCCGCTCAACCGCGTTTCCGCAAGCGCCGTGCTGACCCCGCGTGACGTGGCGGGTTTCGGCCTCAAGCTGCCGAAGCATTTCTTCACCGGCCGCGCCCTGGTCCAGGGCAGGCTGTTCCAGCTTGCAGGCCTGCCGCACCGGGGCTACCTGGATGTGGCAGCGCATGCGGACCTGACG is a genomic window containing:
- a CDS encoding DUF3971 domain-containing protein, producing MTAPAPTPDRASPAGEKSPARARKSWLKRLLLLLLSLPLSLLGLVVGLLAVLFIRLSLGPVDLTRLARRWEPVLISHSGLDGPLPVGALGWQKVLLSWSWHAPLEVSFQVDGLALGQPAMPAVDMIESVQVTLGLEDILRRQIALRAVQVSGVRLGLLQAGTGQLDLLPPGLTGATPPAGAASRHPAHSWLTLAGLRQLNLHRIRVDVQEADGTYPASPVHLAATDFSTRYRPGRGWAGHGVISVTHGNQKVLLTAELAPQGHGRTLWHVASTPVVPADFTYVIPSMQAGLALPWHVPLSLQASGELVRTRYGFDRPVTAQLNVHLGEGYVTQVGPIGPAPPERLASGEATVNMVWGTSAPYRSLRVSVPQLRLVLLDAKDRTVPLEVGTEVALDDWQAPRRMDVELTAALGTFDFSTLGSIWPLGFVKGGRNWMVRNMTAGWGKDFRIHTHLTSATGPGDLKVAVLSGQLNGEDLTVWWLRPIQPVTGLAAQARFATNDPNTLDINLQHGKLADGHGGAVDVADGRVTLTSLLHQVQYGDIRLHLKSSFASVLDILSHPRLHMLSRHPLPLSHPTGRQDGRLNIFLPLYSWVTMDYIDVSALIRCENLGADVRGVGPVRHTDGLLKLTSDYLAFKGSTLIRDIPITLQTWSNLDRPEPGVPLNRVSASAVLTPRDVAGFGLKLPKHFFTGRALVQGRLFQLAGLPHRGYLDVAAHADLTPAGITTLLWKKAPGQPAEISAHARWTGGQLTALDDLQARGPGLQLTGRTLLRAGEVAGVQFPHFQLGRTEGTLLTKWPVSRAPELPYVVALQANVLDASPLFETRAPNSGARKPPATGATGRALLPKGRWQLSMDVGKIYYKPQAALDGVQVRASWDRQQLAQGLVNIAGPYRVHAAITPDPRLPAVRQLKADGDDLGGLFATLGMTRRFSGGKLELDGRFAPDPQGGGAGLGLGLPPFKGRLIVRNFALNNPPGILRFLAHLSFAHSDLLRDNRFGGLQLIVGLEDRDRVLKLANGLLANPIVGGTAAGTINLPRKWLDIAGTISPFYALNSLPGHIPVVGWVFAPQKGSGILAATYSVKGPLDKPKISVDPFTLLLPGILRLLVP